TATTGGATGTTTGAATTTTTACGATTAAACTATTGCTAGAATGTCGCTTTCGCGCATAATTAGATAATCTTTACCCTCTAATTTTAATTCCGTTCCTGCGTATTTGCCATAAAGAACAGTATCACCAACCTTAACAGTCATAGGCTCGTCTTTAGTGCCTTTTCCTGCTGCCATTACTTTGCCTTGTTGTGGTTTTTCTTTTGCATTATCCGGAATAATAATTCCTGATGCTGTTTTCGTTTCAGCTGCTTCTGGTTCAATAAGAACACGGTCTGCTAATGGTTTAATTTTTAATGCCATTTTTGTATGTTGTTTTATTAATTATAATTTTAATTACTGCTTTAGCAGTATGCTAAAAATGTGCCAATAGCAGTATACTGACAAAATTTCATTCATTCCCTTTAGGGTACAAAAAAAGCCAACTGAAAAGTTGGCTTTTTTTGTTTTTTTGTAACACGTTCTATTTAGAAGCGTCTGGTGTTTCCGTGCTTTCATTAGTTGCGGCTGGAACAGCAGGTGCAACAGGAGCAGGTTGTTGTGTATTGATTTGTTCAATAGCTTTGGACTCTGCAGTTCCTGTTCTGCTAATAGTAACATTAGAAACTAAAATTAACACCAACATAATTGTAGCTAGTGTCCAGGTGCTTTTGTCTAAAAAGTCTGTTGTTTTTTTAACACCACCTAGTTGTTGAGTGCCACCACCACCAAATGATGATGATAATC
Above is a window of Bizionia sp. M204 DNA encoding:
- the groES gene encoding co-chaperone GroES is translated as MALKIKPLADRVLIEPEAAETKTASGIIIPDNAKEKPQQGKVMAAGKGTKDEPMTVKVGDTVLYGKYAGTELKLEGKDYLIMRESDILAIV
- the secG gene encoding preprotein translocase subunit SecG yields the protein MSTFTIFLALIVVVAFLLIVVIMVQNPKGGGLSSSFGGGGTQQLGGVKKTTDFLDKSTWTLATIMLVLILVSNVTISRTGTAESKAIEQINTQQPAPVAPAVPAATNESTETPDASK